TGGCACCGGTGTAGCCCGAATGGTTTTCCTCCAGCCGTCCCCGGGGACCCGGCCCGATGATGGGCAATGGCCCGCGTTCGGCATAGCCGGCCCTGGCCCCGATCTCCAGGAAGGTGGGGTAGTCGCCCAGGTGGTCCATGTGCAGGTGGGTGAAAAACACGGCCCGGACATTATTGAGAAACGTGGAGAGTTCGAGCTGGGTCCGCTGCCCCTTGTAGGTGACGAAATGCCCGCGGTTGAAGGCCTCGGCCAGCCGGCGGGTGGCGCCGAAACCCAGGTCGACGAGGTACATGGCGTCGCCGACCACCAGCGCCTGGGAGGCGCTGGCCCGGTCCGAGCCCGGCCACCAGGTCATGCCGCCCGTGGTGCCGAGCAGCACGAGCCGGGTGTTGTGGACGGCCGTCCCGGACGCGGCCCCCCCCTTGCCGCCGCCGCGGCCCAGCAGCAACGGCGCGAACAACAACGCCCCGGCACCGCGCAGCAATGCCCGACGACAGACACCGGAATTTTTGGTTCGAGGACAAGGCATGGCCACCTCCGTGGACACGGGCTGATGGTTCACCGGATCGGAAGGCCGTTTCGCTTCGTGCACGGCAGACTAGCTCACAGGAAAGGGCAAGATCAATGGCCCCGTCTCGCATGATGCCGCCCGAACCGGCGAGCGGGCGCCTTGCGGGCGGGCGACGGGAGCCCCAAGGCGGACGACGGAGGAAACGACGGTGACTTTTCCGTCATTTCAGAGTAGTCAAGGCGAACTATCGGCCATTCCCGGGTTCTCTTTTTTTGCCCAGCCATGCCGGCAACAGCCGCGCCGGGAAGAGACGCCCGAAGGATGCGCTTGTGGTGGTTGTGTCGCGCCCCGCCCAGATCCGTTTCACTTTCGCCGGCCGTGTGGCGTTCGCCGTTCTTTTTTGCGCCCTGCTGGCCGCGGGCTGTTCCGGGGACAACCGGCCCGCCTACGCCCCGACCTATTCCAGCACGCCACCGCCCATGCCCACGCGCTACGTCTTCGGTGTCCACCCCTTGCACAACCCGCAAAAACTCTTCGAAACCTACGAACCGCTTTTGCGCTACCTCAACACGCTCCTCGACATCCCCAATGCCCGCATCGCGTTGGAAACGTCCAACACCTACCAGGACTTCGACGTCAAACTGGCCCGCCGCGCCCTGCATTTCGCCCTGCCCAACCCCTACCGGACCCTGACCGGCCAGGACCGGGGCTACCGCATCTTCGCCAAGATGGACAACGACGAGGACTTCCGGGGCATCATCATCCTGCGCAAGGACAGCGACATCCGCTGCGTCGCCGACCTTCGCGGCAAAGCCATGTCCTGCCCGGCCCCGACCGCCCTGGCCGCCACCATGATGCCCCAATTGTACCTGCGCGAACACGGGCTTACCTCCCTCGACGAAGTCGAGACCCTCTACGTCGGCACCCACCACTCGGCCATCATGAACGTCCTGCTTGGCCGCACGGCCGCCGCCTCCACCTGGCCCCCGGCTTGGCGCGAATTCCTTGCCGAGCGGCCGCAGGCGCAACAGGAGTTGGAGGTTCGCTGGCGCACGGACCCCTTGCCCAGCAACGGCCTGCTCGCGCGCGACGACGTTCCGGCCGCCGTCGCGGACAGAGTCCGCGACCTGCTGCTCGGCCTGCAAGAATCCCCGGAAGGCCGGGATATCCTGCGGCGCCTGGGCATCCCCCGGTTCGTGGCCGCCGACAGTGCGACCTACGCCCCCGTGGCCGCGTTCCTGCGGGAATTCAAAGCCAAGGTCCGGCCACTGCCGGATTGAACCGTAACAACCGGAAAGCGGCATGGTGCATCGCGCGCCAAAGGCACCCTCGCATGCGGAAAGCAGCCCTGAAGCCATGACGGCCTTCGCTCACGCCCGAAACCTGACGACCCGCGCCTGGCGGACAGTCTCCCGGGCCATCGAGGCCTTCTGGTTCCGCTCGGTGCGCCGACAGCTTGTTTTGGGCGTGGCCCTGGTGCACGCCGTGTTCATGACCCTTTTCATCGTCGACCTCACCCAGCGCCAGCGGGATTTCCTGCACCGGGAAAGCATCTCCCGGGCCGAGGCCCTGGCCCACGTCCTGGCGGTCAACAGCCTCACCTGGGCCCTGTCCGGGGACTACGTGGGCCTCGGCGAGAACGTCTCCGCCCTGGGGGGCTTCCCGGACCTGGAATACGCCATGGTCCTGGACCCCGACGGCCGCGTCCTGGCCCACACCAACCCGGCGCAGGTGGGCCGCTACGTCAGCGACGAGCCCAGCCGGGCCATGCTGACCAGGGACGGCCCCGTGCGGCTGGCCGTGGACGGGCGGATCGTCGACATCGCCGTGCCCATGGCGCTCAGCGGCTCGACCATCGGCTGGGCCCGGGTGGCGCTCAACAACAACGGGCAGCGCGTGGAGCTGGCCCAGGTCACGCGAAACGGCCTTTTTTACACACTGTTGGCCATTCTCATCGGCACGGCCTTGGCCCTGGTCATCGCCCGGCGACTGACCTCCGGCATCACCGGGCTCATGGCCGTGTCGGCGCAAGTCCAGCGGGGCCGCCGGGACGTGCGGGCCAATGCCGAACGCCGGGACGAGATCGGCTCCCTGGCCAGGGACTTCAACACCATGATCGCCGCCGTGGCCGAGTCGGAAAACGTGCTGGCGGCCTCCCTGGAATGGAAGCGCACCATCCTGGACACCAGCGCCGCCGGCATCATGGCCGTGGACGGCGCGGGCACGATATCGGAAATAAACGCGACCTTCGCCGAAATGTTCGCCTGCTCCCCCGGGGACATCCTCGGCCGCGACACCCGCATGCTCCACCCCAACCGCAGGGAATTCCTCCGTGTCCAGGAGATGGTCGACAGGCGCCTGCGGGCAAGCGGCACCTTCGACCTGGAACTGAACCTGGCAACGGCCGCGGGCAAGCCCATCTGGTGCCGGGTCACGGGCCGGAGGGTGGACCCGGCCGACGCCCACCGGGGCACGATCTGGCTGTTCGTGGACGTGACCACGCGCAAACAGGCCGAAACGGCCCTGCGCCAAAGCGAGGAGCGCTTCCGCTCCATCGCCAACTTCACCTTCGACTGGGAATACTGGCAGGGGGCCGACGGCCGCTGGCTGTGGGTCTCGCCGTCCTGTCAACGCGTAACGGGCTACGCCGCCGAGGAATTCCTCGCCGACAAGGACCTGTTTCTCCGCATCGTGCACCCCGACGACCTGCCCGGCGTGGCCGACCACATGGAAAAGACCCTGTCCGGCCAGGCCCCGGGCCCCTGCAGCTTCGACTACCGCATCCACGCCAGGTCGGGCGAGGTCGTCTGGTTCAACCACTGCTGCCGGCCCATCACCGACGCCGCCGGCAATCCCCTGGGGCGGCGGGGCTGCATGCGCGAGGTGACCGAGGCCAAGCGGGCCCAGGCCGAACTCCTCGCGGCCAAGGAGCACGCCGAGGCCGCCAGCGCCGCCAAGGACCACTTCCTGGCCATCATGAGCCACGAGATCCGCACGCCGCTCAACGGCATCATGGGCATGCTCCAGCTGCTGCGCGACGCCGACCTCCCGGCCGACCAGAAGGCATTCGTCTCCATCGCCCTGGATTCCGCGGACAAGCTGCTCACCATCCTGTCCGACATCCTGGACATCACCCGCATCCAGTCCGGCCGGGTGCAGCTGTGCGCCACGCCCACCCGCCCCGGAAGGGTGCTCTCCGCCGTGGCGGAACTGTTCCGCAACCAACTGCGGCAAAAAAACCTCGGGCTGTCCATAGAAATCGACCCCGCAACGCCCGACTGCGTCCTGTGCGACGAGGGACGGCTGCGCCAGATCCTCTTCAACCTGATCGGCAACGCCGTGAAGTTCACGAAAGCGGGCGGCCTCAGCCTGGGGCTTTGCCCCTTGCCGATCGCTCCCGGACCGGGCCGGACGCGACTTCTTTTCAGCGTGGCCGACACCGGCATCGGCATCGACCCCGACAAGACCAACGAGGTCTTCGAGACCTTCACCCAGGAGGACTGCCGCAGTTTTTCCAGGCGGTTCGGAGGGCTTGGCCTGGGGCTTTCCATCGTGCGCGGCTTCGTCAGGCTCCTTGGCGGCTGCCTGTCCGTGGAGAGCGAACCCGGACAGGGCACCACCTTCCACTTCACCATCGTGGCCGACCTGCCCCAGCCGGGCACAATGGAGCCCCGGACGCCGGAGGCCACGGAGAAGCCGCCCCGGACGCCGCCCCCGGGACTTCACATCCTGCTGGCCGAGGACGAAGCCATCAACCAGCTGGCCGCCCGGAAGCTGCTCGAAACCATGGGCCACCGCGTGGACATCGCCGACGACGGGCTCATGGCCCTGGAGCGGGCCTCGACCGGTGATTTCGACCTGATCCTCATGGACATCCAGATGCCGGAGATGGACGGCATGGAAGCCTGCCGCCGCATCCGGGCCCTGTCCCCTCCCCGCTCGACCGTGCCCATCGTGGCGTTGACGGCCCATGCCATGCGCGGCGACCGGGAGCTTTTTCTGGGCGCCGGCATGGACGGCTACCTGCCCAAGCCCCTGGTCAAGGAGGAACTGCGCCGGCTCATCGACAGGCTCCGCGCCGGCCGGCCCGGCCCGGAAACGGCCTGAGGCGACATTTTTCTTCCCTGGCGCCGGCATCGGGCCTATGCTGCCAGCCGCCGGCGAGACGCCGAAACCCTCCAGACCATCCGGAATGCCGCCCCATGGACACCATGCGCTGCCTGCTTTTGCCCGAGACCGACCCGGCCCTGAACCTGGCCACCGAGGAATGGCTGCTGCGCCACGGCACGGCCAACGTCTTCATGCTGTGGCGCAACGCCGCCGCCATCATCGTGGGCCGCAACCAGAACACCCGGGCGCAGGTCAACGAGGCCTACGTGCGGGCCCACGGCATTCCCGTGGTCCGGCGCCTCACCGGCGGCGGCGCCGTCTTCCACGACCTCGGCAACGTCAACTTCACCTTCATCGACATCGACAACCCGTCGGGCCGACTGGATTTCGCCCGCTACACCGCACCCATCCTGGACGCCCTGGCCTCCATGGGCGTGGCGGCCCGCTTCGACGGCCGCAACGACCTGGCCATCGACGGCCAGAAAATCTCCGGCAACGCCCAGTTCCTCCACGGCAACCGCATCCTGCACCACGGCACGCTGCTTTTTTCCGCCTCCATCACCGACCTCTCGGCCGCGCTCCTGGTCGATCCCCTCAAATACCGCGACAAGGCCGTCAAAAGCGTGGCCAAGCGGGTGACCAACATCAGCGCCCACCTGCCGCGCCCCCTGGGCGTCGAAGCCTTCATGGACCGGGTCATGGCGGCGGTGGCCGGCCAGGGCGCCGTGACGGACACACCGTTCACCCCCGAGGAGCGGGCGCAGATCGAGACCCTGGCCGACATCAAATACCGGGCCTACGACTGGAATTTCGGCTATTCGCCGGAGTATGCCTTCTCGAAGTCCATCCGCACGGCCGGGGGCATGGTGGAGACGCATTTCGACGTCCGGCAGGGCGTCATCGCCTCGTTGCGCTTTTACGGGGATTTTTTCGGCACGCGCGACGTGGCCGGCCTGGAGGCCCGGCTCGCCGGCTGCCCCCACGAGCCCGAGGCCCTGCTGCGCCGCCTCGACCAGGTGCCGCTTGAGGATTTCATGCTCGGCGTCACGGCGGCGGCCCTGGTCGAGGGGTTTTTCTGAAAGGTCAGTCCACGCGGTAGTGGCAGCCCATCGACCGCCTGTTCTGCATGGCGGCGATGGTGATGGTGTAGGCGGCCTGGCAGCCGTGAAAGAGGTCCACGATGGCTTTGGACAGCGGCGTTTCCCGGTAGAAGTCGTGGATGTGCTTGTTGAGCTCGCGCAGGTCCTCGAAGGCGCGCTTCAAGCGCGAGCCCGAGCGGTTGATGCCCACGTAGTTCCACATGGTGTTGCGGATGGTGGCCCAGTCCTGGGCAATGAGCGCCGGGTCCTCGTTGCGGTTGGAGCCGGGGCTGACCCAGTCCGGGATGCTTTCCACCAGCCGGCGGCCCAGGGCCGCCTTTTTCCCGGCCCGCTTGCCGATGTCCTGGCCGACGCTGTGGCCCCACAGCAGGCATTCCAAAAGCGAGGTGCTGGCCAGGCGGTTGGCGCCGTGGATGCCGGTGCAGGCGCACTCGCCGGCGGCGTAGAGCCGCTCCAGGGTGGTGCGGCCGGTGTTGTCGGTGAGCACGCCGCCGCAGAAGTAATGGGCCGCCGGCACCACCGGGATGGGCTGCTTGGTGATGTCGATGCCGAGCTGCAGGCAGCCCTTATGCACGGTGGGGAAATGCGACTCCAGGTCTTTCACGTAGTTGGCCACGTCGAGGTAGACGCAGTCCTGGTCGGTCTTGAGCATCTCGGCCAGGATGGCCCGGGTCACGATGTCGCGGGGGGCCAGATCGGCCCGGGGGTCGTAGCGCTGCATGAAGGGCTCGCCGGCGTCGTTGACGAGCCTGGCCCCCTCGCCGCGCAGGGCCTCGGTGACCAGCAGGCGCCGTTCGGCCCGGTGCAGCAGCGTGGTCGGGTGGAACTGCACGTACTCCACGTTCATGACCTTGGCGAAGGCGCGCGAGGCCATGGCCAGGGCCGAGCCGATGGAGGAGCGGGTGTTGGAGGTGTGCAGAAACAGCCGCCCGCAGCCGCCCGTGCACAGCACCGTGAAATCGGCCAGGATCGTCTCCACCTGGCCCGAGACCTCGTTTAAGACGTAGGCGCCCAGGCACTGGTTGAGCAGCTGGTACTTGAATTCCAGGAGCGTGGCGTGGTGGTGGGAGGTGAGCAGGTCCACGGCCGTGCGCCGGGCCAGGATCTTGATGGACGGATGGGCCTTGACCGCGGCCATGAGCCCTTCCATGATGCCCCGGCCGGTGCGGTCGGCCATGTGCAGGATGCGGGCGACGCTGTGGCCGCCCTCCTTGCCGAGATGCCAGCCGGAATCGTCGCCCTTGCGGTCGAACGGCAGGTTCAGGCGGTCGATGAGCAGTTCCTGGACCACCTGCGGGCCGCGCTTGGCCAGGTATTTCACGGCCCGGGGCGAATTGTGCCGCCAGCCGCAGGTGAACATGTCGCGTTCGAGCAGTTGCGGCGAATCCTCCGCGCCGCGAAAGACGATGCCCCCCTGGGCCAGGGCACTGTTGCCGTCGTCGAGGTCCTCGCCCGAGGTGAGCAGGATCACGTCCAGGCCGTGGTCGGCGAGCGTCAACGCGGCCGTCAGCCCGGCCAGCCCCGACCCCACCACCAAGGCATTGGCATGCATGCGGTAGACCATCGCCCCTTCTCCCTTTGCGGCCCGTCAGCGGGCCGAGACTTCGAGCATCCTGGCCACGGCGGCCGTGGCCGGGCCGCGCACGTCCTCGGGCACGGTCACGGGAGCGGCGGTGTCCAGGGAGGCAAGCGCGGCGAGCAGGTTTTCCTCGGTCCCCTTGGCCATGTTGGAGCAGCCGGACAGGCACAGCGGCCGGATGCCCTTTTCGCCCTGGTAGCGCCGGGCCAGGCGGGAAACGAGGTTTATTTCCGTGCCGATAAAGATCTCCGCCCCGGCCGGGGCCTCGGCCACGTACTTGATGATGAACGAGGTGGAGCCGGCCGCGTCGGCGGCCTGGACCGTCTCCGGAGCGCACTCGGGATGGACCACGACCCTGGCGCCCGGATGGCCGGCGCGCACGGCGGCGATGTCGCGGGCCTTGAACCGCGAATGGATGACGCACTGGCCGGGCCACAAAAGGACCTCGGCCCGGGCGGCCGCCTCGAGGTCCAGCCGGGAGCCGCCGGCGCGGACATCCAGGATGTGGCGCCTGTCCGCCGGCACGCCCAGGGCGTCGCAGGTGTTTTGCCCGAGCATCTTGTCCGGCAGAAACAGCACGCCGCGCCCCTGGTCCAGGGCCCAGCGCAGCATTTTCCCGGCATTGGCCGAGGTGCACACCGAACCGCCGCGGGCGCCGACCACGGCCTTCACCGCGGCCGAGGAATTGACGTAGGTCAGGGGCAGCAGGTCGCGGCCGGCTTGGCGCAGGTTGTCGAGCACCGTGGCCACCAGGGCGGCCGGGGCCATCTCGGACATGACGCAGGCGGCGTCCGGGGCCGGGATGTGCACGCGCTGGCCGGGTTTCGCCAGCATGGCCGCGGTCTCGGCCATGAAAAAGACGCCGCAGAAAACGATGTCGCGGGCCGACAGCCCGGCCACCTGGCGCGAGAGCTCCAGGGAATCGCCCAGGATGTCGGCGTGGGCCACCACGGCGTCGCGCTGGTAGTGGTGGGCCAGGATGGCCAGGGTGTCGCCGCGCCGGCGGCGGATTTCGGTGATTTTTTCCGTCGTGGATGCGTCCATCAGGCCGTGGCCTCCTCGATGAGCATGCTGAAATCGGCGCTTGGCGCGGAATGGGTGATGCGCCCCACGGACACGAAGTCCGGCCCGAGCGCCGCGATGGCGGCCAGGGCCGGCAGGTCCACCCCGCCGCTGACCTCGGTCTCGATGTCCGCCGGCACCAGGGCCAGGGCCTGCCGCATGGTGTCCGCGTCCATGTTGTCAAGCATGATCCGTGCCGGCTTCTCGGCCACGGCCTGGACCACCTCGGCCAGGGTGCGGCATTCGACCTCGACCGGGGGCATGGCTTCCAGGCGCCCCTGATAAGCCCGGCGCAGGGCGGCCATGGCCTGCGGGATGCCGCCGGCCCGGTCGATGTGGTTGTCCTTGAACATGAGCATTTCGGCCAGGTTCTTGCGGTGGTTGACGCCGCCGCCGACGGTCACGGCGTATTTTTCGGGATAGCGCAGCCCGGGCAGGGTCTTGCGGGTGTCGAGCAGCCGCGTTTTCGATCCGGCCAGGGCGGAGGCGGCCGCCGCCACCCGGTTGGCGATGCCCGAAAGATGGCACAGGAAATTGAGCATGACCCGCTCGGCCTTAAGCAGCGTGACGGCCGGGCCGTCGATGACCGCCACCACCGTCCGATCGGGCACGGCGTCGCCGTCGGCGGCGAAAAAACGGACGTCGCAACGCGCCGCCTCGCCCATCCGCTCCAGGACCAGGGGCAGGATGGGCAGCCCGGCCACCAGGGTGTCCTGTTTGGCCACGATGCGGGCGGCAAGCCTGTCGGCCGGGGAAAAAACGGCCAGGGAGGTCAAATCCTCGCCGTCCTCCTCCAGGGCCAGGTCGATGGCCCGCAGCAGGAATTCCCGGGCCGGGCCGGTGAAGAAAGCCTCGAAACGGGGATCGGTCATGGCACTCCCGCCTTGGCGGCTGGGGCCGGGCCTCGAAGCGCATCCGGGGCCGGGCCGGGGTAGGGAAAGGCCGCGGGCGGCCCGCGCCGGGCGTTCCTGCGGACCGGCAGCGGCGAAAACGGCCAGCCACCGGGAAATCAGTAACTTTTTTGCGCCCTTCCGGCAAGGGATCGGCCTGGCGACTTTTGCCCCGCCGCGTCCCGGCCCACGGCCGGCCATTCCCCGCCAAGGGCCGTCCTCCCTGGGTCGACGCGGTGTGGCAAAACGACACGGGCACGGTCCCCGGGCGGACAAATCGCCCGGCGGCCCCTCAGCCCTGCCGCTTGCGCAGCCTGGCCACCCGGGCGGCCAGGCGCGGCTCCAGGCCCTGGTCCTTGGCCGTATAAAACTGCCGGCCGACCAGCTCCTCGGGCAGGTAGTCCTGGTCCACCCAGGCCTCGGGATAGGCGTGAGGGTACTTGTAGCCCTTGCCGAAGCCCCACTCCCGCTGCAACCGGGTGGAGGGATTGCGCAGGTGCAGGGGCACGGGCTTGACCCCGGACTGCATGATGTCCTTCTTGGCGGCCAGATAGGCGGCGTAGGCGCTGTTGCTCTTGGGCGCCAGGGCCAGATAGACGGCGGTCTGGGCCAGGGGGATGAACCCCTCGGGCATGCCGATGCGCTCCACGGCCTCGGCGGCGGAAACGGCCAGGGGCAAGGCCATGGGATCGGCCAGGCCCACGTCCTCGGAGGCGGAAATCATCAGCCGGCGGCAGCAAAAGCGCGGATCCTCGCCGGATTCGAGCAGGCAGGCCAGGTAGTACAGGGCCGCGTCCGGGTCGCTGCCCCGGATGGACTTGATCATGGCCGAAGCCAGTTCGTAGTGGGAGTCGCCGTCGCGGTCGCCCCGGGCCAGGGCCTCGGGGAGCTGCTTTTTGAGCTCCTCGGCCCCCCGCTTGTCCTCGGGCAGGGCGGCGGCGAATTCCACGAGATTGAGCAGCGTGCGGCCGTCGCCCGAGGATAACAGGGCGATGATTTCGAGGCTCTCGGGCGAAAGCTCCATGCCCGCCTCCCTGGCGCCCCGCTCGGCCAGCAAAAGCAGCTCGGCATGGGACAGCGGCCGCAGCCGAAAAACGTGCAGCCGCGAAAGCAGCTGGCGCGTCACGGAAAAGGACGGGTTTTCCGTGGTGGTGGCGAGCAGCACGATGTCGCCGGTTTCCAGCAGCGGCAGGAAGAAATCCTGCTGGGCCTTGGAAAAGCGGTGCAGCTCGTCGAGGATGAGGATCTCCTTGCCTTTTATCAGTTCGCGCAGCGCGGCCAGGCCGGCCTCGGGGGCGCTGACGCGCACGAAGGGTCGGCCCTTGGCCCGGGCCAGGATCAGGGCCAGGGTGGACTTGCCGCAGCCCGGCGGGCCGAAAAAAAGCAGGCTCGGCAGGCGCGGCCCGGCCAGCATGGTGGTCAGCCGCGAGATGACGTGGGTCTGGCCGACGAATTCGGCCAGCGCCGACGGCCGGATGCGTTCGGCCAGAGGCCGCTTTTCGTTGCCCAGCAGATCCATGGTTCCCTTTCGGTCGGGTTGTGACGGCGGCGGGCGGCGCGGCCGTCGGTTACGGGGCTTGCGGCGGATCGTCGCCCGGCGCGGGCGCTTCCCGCGGGGCCGGGGAGGCCGCGCCGGCGGCGGCCACCCGCCCGGCCAGGCCGCGATGGCGCACCACCAGGCGGGACGGACCCTCGGAGGGCGTTTCCAACACCACGTCCGCTTCGCCGGCGCGCCACAGGCACACTGCCAGCAGGGGCGTTTCGCGGCAATAGGGCGGGCCGTGGCTCCGGGTCAAGCCCCGGCGCAGGGCATCGGCCTCGGCCCCGGAGGCGAGGGTGGCCGTGACGGCGAAAAAACGGCCCTGGTGGAAGCCGTAGACCACATCGGCCAGGGCGGCGCCGAAAAACGGCCCATCGCGGCCCGGACAGGCGCAGTAGGCCAGGGCTTCGGCCAGGCCGCGCGGCAGGGGGACATCCAGGGCGACACACTCCCCGGGCCGGGGGTCGCCGAAGGCCAGGCCGCCGTAGCCGGTGACCGGCTCGGGCGGCCGCGAGCAGGCGGCGAGGCAGGCCAGGACCAGGACGGCCAGGCCGAAGCGTCCCGGCCCCGGGCGGGGATGGCCTTCGCCGATGGCGCGCCCGCACCGGGCCGTCCCCGGCCCGGCCGGCCGGGAGGCGGGCGTTGCGTGCCCAGACCGGGACGGCGCAGAGGAGACGGAGACTTTTTTTCCAAGCAACATCAGGCGGCTTCCGCAAAAAAAAATTATCAATAGTCCACACACTCCAGATACGGAATCATTACGATGGCCTTTGTTTGAAACAAGAGAGCGTTTTTCACTGTTTGAATACATTTTTACACACGACAATAGAGCATACCGCTGTCATGCGCCTCGCCTTGACCGAAACGGAAAAGATGGTAACCTCTCCATCATCTGGCTCATTTTTCATATTTCACGCCAGAATCGCAAAATAGCGTAAACGCATTGCCGGCTCGATGTCAGGGCCTGTCCCGGACGCCGCCCTGGCAAAACCTGTCCCGCCGCACCGGGGCAATGCCCCGAAAGGCGGGCCGGCCGCACCCGGACCGGCCGTGACCGGCGTTCCCCTTGCCGTGGCCGCCAACCGGGAAAATGGCAAGCCCGGGCCGAGGCCGGCAGGCCCTCCGCCGGCCGCCCGGCGCCGTCGGATTCCCGGCTGGCGGCCGCTCCATGAACAAATGTTCATCGGGCCTTCGCCAATCGTACGGAAAGCCGGGTCATGCCCAAGCGGCGAGCCCCTGCAGGGCCCGTCCGCTTCCCGGCCCGGCGCGTTCCCCCACTCCCTCGCGGGGAACGCGCCGCCCGATCGCGCCCCGGCGGGAACACACCCGCCTCGGCCGCCCGCCTGTTCAGGTAAAATCCCCGGCTCGGCCGGGCCAACGCGAGGAGCATCATGCGTTTGCGGAGACGAAAAGGCAGTTCCCGGATTTTCGTGCGCCCCGGTCGGCGCGTGGGGGTGTTCCTCGCCGCGGCCGTGCTCGCGGTCGCGGCCACGGTCGTCATGGACACGCGCCAGCCCCGCCCCCTCCCGGTCGGCCCCCCCGCCCCCCCGGTGGCGGCCTGCCCGCCCTGGGCCGAGGGCCTGGGCGAGCCCCGCGACAACCTCTTTGCCCGGGCCGGGGAAGACCCGGACAAGGAAGTGCTCGCCGGCTCGGTGAAGCCCGGCCAGACCCTGGGCGCCATCCTCGGCGGTTACGTCGATGCCGGGGAACTGGCCGGGCTGGCGTTGCCGCCGGATTTCTCCTTCGCCGACATCCGCTCCGGCCAGCCCTACCGCATGACCCTTCGCGACGAGGAATTCGTGGCCTTCGAATACGACCTGAGCCCGACCGAAACGCTGGTCATCGACGGCGTCGACGGGGAACTGGCCGCCAGGCTCGAAACCAGGCAGTGCGAGGTCCGGCCGGCCGTCATGGCCGGCACCGTGGAGACGAGCCTGTTCGCCGCCGTCGCCAAGGCCGGCGGCAACGCCGAAACGGCCGTGGCCCTGGCCGACGTGTTCGCCCACGACATCGATTTCTGCCGCGACGTGCAGCCCGGGGACACCTTCCGGGCGGTGGTGGAAAAACGCTACGTGGAAGGGGAATACATCGGCAACGGCCGGGTGCTGGCGGCGCGCTTCGTCAACCAGGGCAAGGTCCACGAAGGGTTCGCCATGCAGGGGCCCTCGGGCAAGGCGGAATACTTCGACGCCGACGGCCGGCCGCTGCGCAAGGCCTTTCTGCGGGCGCCGCTGTCGTTTCTGCGCGTCACCTCGCGTTTTACCGACTCGCGGCTGCATCCCATCCTCAAGGTGCGGCGCCCCCACTTCGGGGTGGACTACGCCGCCCCGGCCGGCACGCCGGTGTGGAGCGTGGGGGACGGGCTGGTGGTGGAACGCGGCCGCAACGCCGCCGCCGGCAACTACGTGTCCGTGCGCCACGGCGCGACCTGGGTCACGCGCTACAACCACCTCAGCCGCTTCGCCAAGGGGCTGGCCAAGGGGACCAGGGTCGCCCAGGGGCAGGTCATCGGCTACGTCGGCCAGACGGGCTACGCCACCGGGCCGCACCTGGATTTCCGCATCTATAAAAACGGCCAGCCGGTCAACGCCCTGGCCAATCCGGAGATGCGGGCCGAGCCGCTGCCGGCGGCCCAGCTCGCGCGCCTGCGGCGCGAGGCGGCCCGCCTGACGGCGCTGCTGGACAACCAGGCCCGCCCCAGGACGGTGGCCGATCGCGAAAGGACCGGTCCGGGGGCGTTTCAATAAGACAGGCGTTCGAGAAT
Above is a genomic segment from Solidesulfovibrio sp. containing:
- a CDS encoding replication-associated recombination protein A; this translates as MDLLGNEKRPLAERIRPSALAEFVGQTHVISRLTTMLAGPRLPSLLFFGPPGCGKSTLALILARAKGRPFVRVSAPEAGLAALRELIKGKEILILDELHRFSKAQQDFFLPLLETGDIVLLATTTENPSFSVTRQLLSRLHVFRLRPLSHAELLLLAERGAREAGMELSPESLEIIALLSSGDGRTLLNLVEFAAALPEDKRGAEELKKQLPEALARGDRDGDSHYELASAMIKSIRGSDPDAALYYLACLLESGEDPRFCCRRLMISASEDVGLADPMALPLAVSAAEAVERIGMPEGFIPLAQTAVYLALAPKSNSAYAAYLAAKKDIMQSGVKPVPLHLRNPSTRLQREWGFGKGYKYPHAYPEAWVDQDYLPEELVGRQFYTAKDQGLEPRLAARVARLRKRQG
- the nadA gene encoding quinolinate synthase NadA, yielding MDASTTEKITEIRRRRGDTLAILAHHYQRDAVVAHADILGDSLELSRQVAGLSARDIVFCGVFFMAETAAMLAKPGQRVHIPAPDAACVMSEMAPAALVATVLDNLRQAGRDLLPLTYVNSSAAVKAVVGARGGSVCTSANAGKMLRWALDQGRGVLFLPDKMLGQNTCDALGVPADRRHILDVRAGGSRLDLEAAARAEVLLWPGQCVIHSRFKARDIAAVRAGHPGARVVVHPECAPETVQAADAAGSTSFIIKYVAEAPAGAEIFIGTEINLVSRLARRYQGEKGIRPLCLSGCSNMAKGTEENLLAALASLDTAAPVTVPEDVRGPATAAVARMLEVSAR
- the nadC gene encoding carboxylating nicotinate-nucleotide diphosphorylase; amino-acid sequence: MTDPRFEAFFTGPAREFLLRAIDLALEEDGEDLTSLAVFSPADRLAARIVAKQDTLVAGLPILPLVLERMGEAARCDVRFFAADGDAVPDRTVVAVIDGPAVTLLKAERVMLNFLCHLSGIANRVAAAASALAGSKTRLLDTRKTLPGLRYPEKYAVTVGGGVNHRKNLAEMLMFKDNHIDRAGGIPQAMAALRRAYQGRLEAMPPVEVECRTLAEVVQAVAEKPARIMLDNMDADTMRQALALVPADIETEVSGGVDLPALAAIAALGPDFVSVGRITHSAPSADFSMLIEEATA
- a CDS encoding peptidoglycan DD-metalloendopeptidase family protein, which encodes MRLRRRKGSSRIFVRPGRRVGVFLAAAVLAVAATVVMDTRQPRPLPVGPPAPPVAACPPWAEGLGEPRDNLFARAGEDPDKEVLAGSVKPGQTLGAILGGYVDAGELAGLALPPDFSFADIRSGQPYRMTLRDEEFVAFEYDLSPTETLVIDGVDGELAARLETRQCEVRPAVMAGTVETSLFAAVAKAGGNAETAVALADVFAHDIDFCRDVQPGDTFRAVVEKRYVEGEYIGNGRVLAARFVNQGKVHEGFAMQGPSGKAEYFDADGRPLRKAFLRAPLSFLRVTSRFTDSRLHPILKVRRPHFGVDYAAPAGTPVWSVGDGLVVERGRNAAAGNYVSVRHGATWVTRYNHLSRFAKGLAKGTRVAQGQVIGYVGQTGYATGPHLDFRIYKNGQPVNALANPEMRAEPLPAAQLARLRREAARLTALLDNQARPRTVADRERTGPGAFQ